From Chloroflexaceae bacterium, the proteins below share one genomic window:
- the truA gene encoding tRNA pseudouridine(38-40) synthase TruA — translation MRNIALLLAYDGSDFVGSQYQNQGRSVQGALEGAWEELTQERRRFTLAGRTDAGVHAHGQVANVRSETGHALATLTRGLNALLPDDVRVLAAREVSAEFHARRSAVRRDYRYLIDNHPAPLPTLRHLALHVEQPLDVAAMAEALPLLEGTYDFAAFTVPSAEQKSTVRTVYRARLEKAELFGRALIAVDLAANAFLQHMVRVIVGTVLQVGRGRMDVTRFRQVLEGGERKAAGPTAAPHGLTLMSVSYPPTLLRWDDDPDRPGAAPPGLPGGRG, via the coding sequence GTGCGGAACATTGCACTGCTGCTGGCTTATGACGGGTCCGATTTCGTCGGCTCGCAGTATCAGAACCAGGGCCGTTCAGTGCAGGGCGCACTTGAAGGGGCCTGGGAGGAACTGACCCAGGAACGGCGGCGCTTCACGCTGGCAGGTCGTACCGACGCGGGCGTGCATGCCCATGGGCAGGTGGCGAATGTGCGCAGCGAGACGGGCCACGCCCTCGCAACGCTTACGCGCGGCTTGAACGCCCTGTTGCCCGATGATGTGCGTGTGCTGGCGGCGCGCGAGGTGAGCGCCGAGTTCCATGCCCGGCGGAGCGCCGTGCGGCGCGACTATCGGTACCTGATCGACAACCATCCGGCGCCGCTGCCGACCCTGCGCCACCTGGCCCTCCATGTCGAACAGCCGCTCGATGTGGCGGCCATGGCCGAGGCGCTGCCGTTGCTCGAAGGTACTTACGACTTCGCCGCCTTTACCGTGCCGTCGGCGGAACAGAAGAGCACTGTGCGCACGGTCTATCGTGCGCGCCTGGAAAAGGCGGAACTCTTCGGGCGCGCGCTTATCGCTGTGGATCTGGCGGCAAATGCCTTTCTGCAGCATATGGTGCGCGTGATCGTCGGGACGGTGCTCCAGGTGGGACGAGGCCGGATGGATGTGACCCGCTTCCGGCAGGTGCTCGAGGGGGGTGAGCGGAAAGCGGCAGGGCCGACCGCGGCCCCCCATGGGTTGACCCTGATGTCGGTAAGCTATCCGCCAACCCTGCTGCGCTGGGACGACGATCCCGACCGGCCGGGCGCCGCCCCTCCGGGCCTGCCAGGCGGAAGGGGTTAG
- the rpsI gene encoding 30S ribosomal protein S9 yields MQAKRYYQGTGRRKTAVARVRLFPGNGEFIVNGKKPVEYFGPRELLQREIWTPLQLTGNTTNFNVLVKVRGGGVHGQAGAVRHGLARALLDLDPDLRPTLKKAGLLTRDPRAKERKKAGLKRARKAPQYTKR; encoded by the coding sequence ATGCAAGCTAAACGCTACTACCAGGGCACCGGGCGCCGCAAGACGGCGGTTGCGCGCGTGCGCCTGTTCCCCGGCAACGGGGAGTTTATCGTCAACGGCAAGAAGCCCGTGGAGTATTTTGGCCCGCGTGAACTGCTGCAACGCGAGATCTGGACGCCGCTGCAGTTGACCGGTAACACGACCAACTTTAACGTGCTGGTAAAGGTGCGCGGCGGCGGGGTTCACGGTCAGGCCGGGGCGGTGCGTCACGGTCTGGCACGGGCCTTGCTGGATCTCGATCCTGACCTCCGCCCAACCCTGAAGAAGGCGGGGTTGCTCACCCGTGATCCGCGGGCGAAAGAGCGCAAGAAGGCGGGCCTCAAGCGGGCGCGCAAGGCGCCGCAGTACACCAAGCGGTAA
- the coaD gene encoding pantetheine-phosphate adenylyltransferase, producing MTTRIAVYPGSFDPVTYAHLDVATRATRLFDRVVMGVFERPQKKLLFSTEERLALLRTAIADVPRVEAVSYDALTVDFARSMGAVALIRGLRTVSDFEVEYNMAQLNQTLDPEIEVVVLMASRRYAHISSSAVREIAGMGRDPVEFVPPHIVAALRQKFAQRG from the coding sequence ATGACTACGCGCATTGCCGTCTATCCGGGAAGTTTTGACCCGGTTACCTATGCCCATCTGGACGTTGCGACCCGTGCGACGCGCCTGTTCGACAGGGTGGTGATGGGGGTCTTCGAGCGGCCGCAGAAGAAGTTGTTGTTTAGCACCGAGGAGCGACTGGCCCTCCTCCGCACGGCCATCGCTGATGTGCCACGCGTCGAGGCGGTCAGTTATGACGCCCTCACCGTTGATTTCGCCCGCTCTATGGGCGCGGTGGCCCTCATTCGCGGCTTACGCACCGTAAGCGACTTTGAGGTTGAATATAACATGGCTCAGTTGAACCAGACCCTCGATCCCGAGATCGAGGTGGTGGTGTTGATGGCCAGCCGGCGTTACGCCCATATCAGTTCGAGCGCCGTGCGCGAAATCGCCGGGATGGGCCGCGATCCGGTAGAATTTGTACCGCCGCACATCGTGGCGGCGTTGCGGCAAAAGTTCGCGCAAAGGGGGTGA
- the rpmF gene encoding 50S ribosomal protein L32: protein MGAVPKRKVSRHRRGNRRQHLALTAPVLVRCQRCGALVRNHYPCKKCGDYRGRQVIKVTEAE, encoded by the coding sequence ATGGGTGCAGTGCCAAAGCGCAAAGTCTCGCGCCATCGCCGCGGCAACCGCCGGCAGCATCTAGCGCTCACCGCCCCTGTGCTGGTGAGGTGCCAACGTTGCGGGGCGCTGGTGCGCAATCATTATCCGTGCAAGAAGTGCGGCGACTACCGGGGGCGCCAGGTGATCAAGGTCACCGAGGCTGAGTAA
- a CDS encoding DUF177 domain-containing protein translates to MTTLKFNVAQLLREEIGARRELTFAEDELPLDETLRLRDISGTVRFTRTASGVWANVKAQGTVRLICVRSLEEFDYPVTLDFSDQFHSVIDVYTGGALPKPTEEDPFLLDDAHMADIGEAIREYTLLELPLNPVSPAYRDRPVSYTVQSEGIEGEEEETALGPDKNPLDALKAWAERHKRGNGRS, encoded by the coding sequence ATGACGACTCTCAAGTTTAACGTCGCGCAGTTGCTGCGGGAAGAAATCGGCGCTCGCCGCGAGCTAACGTTCGCGGAAGATGAGTTGCCCCTCGATGAAACGTTGAGACTGCGCGATATCAGTGGTACGGTGCGTTTTACCCGCACAGCCAGCGGGGTATGGGCCAATGTCAAAGCCCAGGGCACCGTTCGGTTGATATGTGTGCGATCGCTGGAAGAGTTTGACTACCCCGTGACGCTGGACTTTAGCGACCAGTTTCACTCGGTGATTGATGTGTACACTGGCGGCGCTCTGCCGAAGCCGACCGAAGAGGATCCGTTTCTCCTCGACGACGCGCATATGGCCGATATTGGGGAGGCAATTCGAGAGTATACCCTTCTGGAGTTGCCGCTCAATCCGGTAAGCCCGGCCTATCGCGATCGACCGGTCAGTTACACGGTGCAGTCGGAAGGGATCGAGGGCGAAGAAGAAGAGACAGCGCTCGGGCCGGACAAGAACCCCCTCGATGCGCTGAAAGCCTGGGCGGAACGCCATAAGCGCGGTAACGGGAGGAGTTGA
- the rsmD gene encoding 16S rRNA (guanine(966)-N(2))-methyltransferase RsmD produces the protein MRVITGRAKGHKLKAPKGLGTRPMLDRVKESLFSVLEGYGPIHGRVLDLYAGTGALGIEFLSRGAEYADFVEQQSHVCAIIRDNLAHTRLAAYGRVHQMSVERFLHHQRGTGNYDYIMMDPPYADPKIEQTIMTILENGLGHEGSLLIVGHSPRVSLADSYPGAVRIKHRRLGDSCFSIYRLGSDTTGEQPDA, from the coding sequence ATGCGCGTGATTACCGGGAGAGCCAAGGGGCATAAACTCAAAGCGCCGAAGGGCCTCGGCACGCGCCCGATGCTCGACCGGGTGAAAGAGTCGCTGTTCTCGGTGCTGGAGGGATACGGCCCGATCCACGGGCGAGTGCTGGACCTGTATGCGGGAACGGGCGCGCTGGGGATTGAGTTTCTCTCGCGCGGGGCGGAGTATGCCGATTTTGTCGAGCAACAATCCCACGTCTGCGCCATCATCCGGGATAATCTGGCCCACACCAGGCTCGCGGCGTATGGCCGGGTCCATCAGATGTCGGTGGAGCGTTTCCTGCACCACCAGCGTGGGACGGGCAATTACGATTATATTATGATGGACCCGCCCTATGCCGATCCAAAAATCGAGCAGACAATTATGACCATTCTGGAGAACGGCCTCGGTCATGAGGGAAGCCTGTTGATCGTTGGCCATTCGCCCCGGGTGAGTCTGGCCGACTCCTATCCAGGCGCGGTGCGGATCAAGCATCGCCGTCTGGGTGACTCTTGCTTTTCGATCTACCGTCTCGGTTCCGATACGACGGGTGAGCAGCCTGACGCCTGA
- the rplM gene encoding 50S ribosomal protein L13: MKTYHQRPAEVQRDWYVIDATDQVLGRLATQIATLLRGKHKPTYTPSIDGGDFVIVVNCEKIKIMGKKADQKIYYRHTGYPGGLKATPYKMMLAKHPDRILRNAVKGMLPKNRMGRHLLTKLRIYAGPRHPHAAQQPKVWSPR, from the coding sequence GTGAAAACGTATCATCAAAGACCTGCTGAAGTCCAGCGTGACTGGTACGTGATTGACGCCACCGACCAGGTGCTGGGTCGCCTGGCTACCCAGATCGCCACCCTGCTCCGTGGGAAGCATAAGCCGACCTACACTCCCTCAATTGACGGTGGTGATTTTGTAATCGTGGTCAACTGCGAGAAAATCAAGATCATGGGCAAGAAAGCCGATCAGAAGATTTACTACCGACATACCGGCTATCCGGGCGGTCTCAAAGCCACGCCCTACAAAATGATGCTGGCTAAACATCCCGACCGCATTCTGCGCAATGCGGTCAAAGGCATGTTGCCGAAGAACCGGATGGGCCGCCATCTGTTGACCAAGCTGCGCATCTACGCCGGGCCGCGCCATCCTCACGCCGCGCAGCAGCCGAAGGTCTGGTCGCCGCGCTGA